GCTCGATGAACGCCAGTGACTCCCGTGGGCTGAGAGCCTGAGCCTGGATGATGCCACAGCGCAACTCGATGATCCGGAGCTGTTTCGGCTCGGAGACCGGGCGGCTGTTGAACACTCCTTCCGCACGCCCCACTGCCGTGCCGTCCCTGAACTTCAGCACCTGCATCGCACCGGCCATTCCCGCGTGGTCGTCCCGGTCCGTCGGCATCACCTGGATCTCGACATTCCGCAACCGGCCGAGCTCCAGCAGATGTTCGAGCTGACGCCGCAGGACCATTCTGCCCCCGATAGGACGCCGGAGGGTCACCTCTTCCTGGACAAAGCTCAGGGCCGGAGCGGGCAGGCGCTCGAAGATCGAATGCCGCGCCATACGCGCCTCCACCAACCGCTGCACCTCGTCCGGCGCATGCCCGGGGCGCCTCGTACCGATCAGCGCCGACGCATACTCCTTTGTCTGGAGCAGGCCATGGAAGTTGTGACTGCCGTACGACTGGACCTCGACCGCCTTCGCCTCCAGCTTCGCCAACTCCCTCACTCGCTTCGGATACCGCGCCTCCGCCAGCCCCTCCTTCATCGCGGAGATCTTCCCCTCCGCGCCCACCTCCCGGTCCATACCGTCCAGATACTCCGGACGCGGAATCCGCGCTCCCCGCTCGACCTTGCGGATCTGGTCCTCGCTGTACCCCAGACGCAGCGCCAGCTCCGGCACCCTCAGCCCCGCGCCCTCCCGCCAGATCCTGAGCTGCCTGCCCGCCATCTCCACCACCGGTGCGATCTCGTCTTCCGGATCGACGTCCCAACCCGGCTCGTCCACACCGCCGTTCACTTCCGGCCCACTGCTCATCCGCACCCACCGCCCCTTCGTCGCGCCGCGCGCTGACCGTGTCCAACGCCCGGCGTACCCACCCGTCACCCAAGACAGCCGAGACAAGACAGGACAGCACCAAGACAGTCACGGTACGTATCGGCCACATCACTGTTCCGAGCATGCGCACGCCGCCACGCTGAGTCACATGAACCAGCGAACTCGGCGACCTCTCGCCACCGCCTTGCAATTCAGCGTCCGGCTGTCCTCGACCCGTCGCGGCGCCCGCCTCGCCCGGCTGCTCGCCACCGAGCAACTCCGCTCGTGGGGCCTGGTCTCGGACTCCACGGTCCATGTGATCGCCGAGTTGGCCACGAACGCCGCACTGCACGGGCGGGTGTCCGGACGGGACTTCCGACTGCGTCTGGAGGCGACGCCGGACACCCTCCGTATCGAGGTGACCGACACACGCGGTGACCGCCTGCCCGCTCCCCAACCACCTTCCCCCGACGTGGAGTCGGGCCGGGGGCTGCTTCTCGTCGAGGCGCTCGCCGACCGGTGGGGTGTCCACCCAGGGCCGGTGCCGTGCAAGACCGTATGGGCGGAGATCGATCTCGCGCCCCCGCTCTGACGGCGGCCACGCGCGCCACGCGGCCGATCGGCGGCCACGCGCACGCCCTGAGGACGCCGTACCCCCGGACACGACCGTGGGCTTGGGTGACGTCAGCGCTGACGCCCGGATCGCCGGGACGGGTCAGGGGCGAGGCAAGGGGGTGTCCGGGAGGGTCGTCGGCCCGGCTGGCGGCGCGGTGACGGGCGTGGGCGGCGGCGAGCCGTCCGCGATCCGGCCCGCGCCCCGTGCGGCCGGTTCTTGCGCCGGTGTCCTGCGGCGCTTGCGCGGCTGCGCCATGACAACGGCCCCCACCACGGCCACCGCACCGAGTAGTTGCAGCGGGCTCAGGCTCTGGTCGAGGAAGAGATAACCGAGCACGGTCGCGCACAGCGGCGAGGCGAAGGAAAGGAACGAGGCCGCGAGAGCCGGGAGTTTCGACAGACCGCGGAACCACAGGACGTAGGCGATCAGTGCGCCGACGATGCCGAGATACGTGAATCCGCCGACGTTCCTCCAGGTGATGTGGTCCGGCAACCCTTCCCCCACCAGCGTGATGGGCAGCAGGACCAACCCCCCGACGGTGAGCTGCCAGCCCGTGAACGCCAGCAGGCTCACCCCGTCGGGACGCCCCCACTTCTTGGTGAGGACGATTCCGGATGCCATGGACAGCGCGGCGAGGAGCCCTGCCAGCACACCCGTGGCGTCCAGACCCGCGTGCGGCTGCAGAACCAGCGTCGCGACCCCGCCTGCGGCCAGGACACAGGCTCCGACGTGCGACGACCGGATTCGGGCCTTGAGAAGGAGCGCCCCGAGCAGCAACACGACCATCGGCTGGATGGACATCACCAACGCGGCCACTCCACCGGGCAGGTGGTAGGCGGCGAGGAAGAGGAGGTAGAAGAAGGCCCCGATGTTCAACACACCGAGGACCGCGGCCCGCCACCACCAGATACCCCGGGGCGGCATCCGTGTCACCAGCAGCAGGATGAGTCCTGCGGGCAGAGCCCGCAGCGTGGACGCCAGCAAGGGAGTGCCGGGCGGCAGGAATTCGGTGGTGACCAGGTACGTCGAGCCCCATACGGCGGGGGCGACTGCGGTCAGCGCGGAGGTGGCCGCGATGCGTTGGCCGCTCATGTGACCGATCCGGAGTCGGGCGTGCCCTGGCATCGGCCACCGAAGTCGCCGGTTCCACCCGCGACGTGCACCCGCATGGCGCGCTCCTCTCCGAGGGCGCTGCCGGACCGCGCGGCGCCTCCAGCGCCTGATCGGCCGGCGGCCTGATCGGCCGCTGATGACTGCATGCACACACCTTGGCCCTTCGATATCGAACTATCCGACGTCGAGACGTTAGAGGCCGGCGCGCGTCAATGTCAAACAGTTCGATGTCTAACTAACGCAGATGAAACAATCCTTGCAGCCAACCCGAGAAGGTGAACAGATGCGCGACGCCGTGGACGACTTCCTCGACCAGTGGGCCAGCCAACGCACGGACCTGGACCTCGACACCATGGGTACCGTCGGCCGCATCCAGCGGTTGTCACGGCTGGTCGGCGCGCGAGTGCGGGACTACTTCGCCGAGCACGGCCTGGAGTCATGGGAGTTCGACGTCCTCGCCACGCTGCGGCGCAGCGGCGAGCCGCTGACGGCCAAAGCGCTGGCGGCCGGGGTCATGATCGGCTCGGCCGCCCTCACCAATCGCGTCGACCGGCTCGTCTCCCGCGGCCTCGTCACCCGCGAACCCGTCCCCGGGGACCGACGCAGCCTCCACATCAGCCTCACCGACGAGGGACGTGAACTGGTGGACCGCACGGTGGAAGGCCATGTGCGCAACGAGCAGCAGATCCTCGCCGGTCTGGAGCACGAGGACCGCGAATCGCTGACCCGCATCCTGCGCACTCTGCTGATCTCGCTGGGAGACACCCGCTGACACCGGTCGGCGGCGCCGGCGGGGGCACCCGACCGGCGGTGGAGGCACCCGCACCCCGACGGGGGCGCGAGCTCGATGTGCGGGCTCGCCCCGCCCCACCCCCGTGGGGGCAGAGCGAGCCCGGTTCATGGGCGCCCGGTCACGCGCCGGGCAGGGCGCGGGCGTGGGCGTCACGCCGGTTGTCGCAACCGTGCGGGCCGGTCGCACCGGTCAGGCGACGGGCCAGCCGGGTTGCGGCGGCGGTCACGGTGCGGTCGGCGAGGTACGGGCCGATGAGCTGGACGGCCAGTGGCAGGCCGTCGGCGGTCCTGCCCGCGGGCATCACGACGGACGGAAGACCGGCCAGGCCGGCCAGGTTCAGCCAGGCGGTCTGGTCGAAGTACGGACGATTCTCGCCATCGACGGTGATCGACCGCTGCGGGACGGGCACGGACGCCTGGTCGGCGACGGAAGCGGCGGGGACGGCCGGTGCGATGAGGATGTCGTGGGTGGCGAAGTAGTCGGCCCACCGGCCGCGCAACCGCTCGCGGTCCTCGTTGGCACGCAGCCAGTCCCGGTGTCGCATGGTGCGTGAGTGCAGGAAGAGGCCACTGGGGTCACCGACGGGGATCTTCTCGGCAGCCGCGACATCGGCGGCGAATGCGTCGTCTGCGGCGGTGGCGCTCGCCGTGGCGAACATCAGACGCTGGAACAGCCGGTCGCTTTCGGCGAAGTCCACCGGTCGCGCGCTGTCGTCGACGCTGGCGCCCGCTGCCCGCAGGAGTGCGGCGACCTGGTCCAGCAGGGTGCGGGTGTCCTCGTCGACGTGGCAGTACGGGTCGTCCTGCCAGAGTCCGAAGCGGTGGTCCGCCAGCCGTCCGTGCCGTGGCTCGGGCAGGTCGATCCGCCAGGCGGCGGCATCGGCCGGGGCGGGGGCGGCCAATACGTCCAGCGCGAGATCGAGGTCCTCGGCGTTGCGGGCGAGCGGGCCGATGGTGAGCATGTCGGAGCTGGTGACCCAGTCCGGGGGCCTCGGGATATGGCCCCGAGTGGGCACCACACCGCCGCTGGGACGCAACGCGTACACCCCGCAGTAGGCGGCCGGGAGGCGCAGGGAACCCGCGAGGTCGGAGCAGAGCTCCACACTGGTCATGCCCGTGGCGACGGCGACAGCCGCACCACCGGATGAGCCGCCGGGGGTCCTCGTCACGTCATACGGGTGCCTGGTCGTGCCGAAGACCGGGTTGGAGGTCTGGAGATCCTGGCACATCACCGGGACGTTGGTCTTGCCGACGATGACGGCCCCGGCGGCGCGCAGCAGCGCGACGGCGTCCGCGTCCCGCTCGGGGACATGGCCGCTGAGGTCGGGCGAACCGGAGGTGGTTCGCAGGCCCTTGGTCTCCAGGGCGTCCTTCACCGTGAGGGGCAGACCATGGAGCGCGCCGAGCGGCTTGCCGGTCTTCGCCAGATGCCGATCGGCGGCGTCGGCCGCCGCGCGTGCGGCCTCGGCGTCCAGAGTGACGACGGCGTTGAGCCCGGGGTCGGTCGCCTCGATATGACGCAGGTACTGCTCCAGCAGGGCACGGCTGGTGATCACCCGCTGCTTCAGGGCGGCGATTTGCTCGCGGGCGGGCGCCAGGTGCAGGTCCTCGGTGCGCGAAGGCTCGGCATCTCCGCCATGGCCCTTGCCACCCCCCTCGCCCTTGCCGCCCTCGCCACGGAAACGCGGGGCAGCCACGGACATCGCGGCCATGGACGCTGTCGCGGCGATGGCCGTGCAGGCGATGAGCAGGGTACGACGGAGGATCACGGGCGGGCTCCTGAACCTGAGGTGGCGCTCGTAACGGACGGTGCGGATGGGGCAGACGGGTCGAACGGGTCAGGGGTGGCGGCGGACGCGAAGTACGCGGCCACGCGCTGAAGGTGCAGCAATTCGTCGTCGATCGTGTCGAGGAGCAACTCGGAGTCGGCGAACTCTGCCGGCTCCGGGGCGGGTTCGCCCGCGGTGTGCCATACGAGGGCGGCGTGGATCTGGTCGGCGGTGACGGCCGCGGCGAACTCGGGTCCGGAGAGGCCTTCGGCCGCACGGCGCTGCTCCGCCCGCGTCCTTACCGCGGGGTCGAGGTAGCGGCGCATCAGCTTCTGGCCCTGGCGGATCTCGACTCGGCGGCGCAGCAACGGGAAGTGGGCGCTGCGGCCCCGGATCACGTCCCGGCCCTGACGGGACGGGCGGCGCAGTGTGATGCCCGGGTCGGCCTGGTCGAGCGCGGACCACAGCGGCCCGAGACGCCGGTAGCGGAGATGCGCGGTGGCCCAGCGGCGTACACCTGCCGCGCGCAGGGCGACCGTCGGAATGAGATAGCCGATCTGGGTGAGTGTGGCGCCGATGTCTCCGCAGGCCCAGGCGAGGTCGTTGAGGTGGCTGACGCTGAAGCCGGTCTCGGCTCCGATGATCGCGGCAATCCGGATTCCGCTGTAGACGAGGGTGATGGCCGCGCCCACGGTGACGAGCCGCAGGCTGAACGCGATCGACCGGTTCACCGCGTTGCGCGCGTACCTCCAGCAGGACACCGCGAGGTAGGTCTCGGCGACGCTGTACGTGCCGAAGTACAGCAGCACGTAGGTCTGGAAGACCGGATCGTGCGCGTAGTAGAGGGAGAAGTCGGTGGGCCTGGTGGTGGCCGGGGTGAGCAGGGTGAACAGCACGGCCATCGCCGTGATCACCGCCACGGCGGCGACGAGCAGCATCCGGGTGCGGCGGCGGGCCCTGTCGGGCGGCCTCGACCAGTACGCGAGGACGGCCGCCTGGAGGGCGAGTACGACGATCACAAAGCCCTGGGCGATCGGTACGACGATATTGGGCACACCGAAGAAACCGTCGATGCGTACCCAGACCCAGGTGAGGGACACGGCGTAGCTGAGCGCGGAGAAACCGTAGGTGAAGGCCAAGGCGATGAGTGCCGGGTCGCGGCGGCTCCGGTTCCCGTCCTGGCCCGGGTCGCGGACCAGGAGGTCGCGGAGCAGGAACAGGAAGCCGGTGCCCGCGATGGCGAGGCACAGCGGATGGAGTACGTCTTTCACGGGTTCTGTCGGTCGGCTTTCGCTCAGCGCAGCAGGGTGCGGGCTATGGGGTCGGCGTCGGCTTCCCGTCCTGCCCGGACATCCGGTGCACGGGACGCGCTCACATGCTCTTGCAGCAGGGACCCCAGCATCTCGGCCTCGAACTCCTCCGGTTCGTGGAACCGGGTACGTCCCAGGACGAGTTGCACGGTGGCGGGGTCGATGTCGGTGATGAGTCCGCCGAGGCTGCCCGCGTCGATCGGGGCACTGCCCCGGTGGCGCTTGAGCATATGGCCGAACTCATGGCCCACGACGATCTCGGCATGTGCCCGGCCGACAGCGGTGTCGTAGAACACATAGTCGGTTTCGTGCGTGGCCAGCCACATTCCGCACGGGGAAGAGGCGTCGAGTGAGTCGGGATCGGCCGGGTCCGACGCGAACGGCATGAGCCGGATCGACCGGTCGAGGCGCTCCTCCATGAACGGCACCAGATCGAGGACGCTGTCGACGGCGGGCAGCCCGAGCTTCCGGACGAAATCCCTGCTGCGGCGTTCGACCTCGTCGGGTTCGGCGACTCCATCAGGGATGCGACGGCCGATCCGGCCGACTCGCTCGGGCCCGTCCGGTCGACCGGCTCCGGCAGCCTCGCGGCCGGTTCGGCGGTTACGACGGCTGAGCCACATCGGGGTTCCTCCTCTCGTCCCGGCAGCAGTCACCGGTCACGGCAGGTCCTTCGCGGGGTCGTCGGGCAGTCCTTCCTCTCTCCGTACGGCTTCGAGTGCCGCCAGTACCTTGCGCTGCCCCGCGGCGGACACGCCCATCGACCGGAGAGCGATCTGCTCCACTCCGCCCTCCCTCAGCTTCCGGAGGATCTCGAACTGTGTCGCGATCTTCCGGGTGACCTCGTCCTCGACGAAGTAGGCGGCCTCCACGCCGAAGAAGCGGGCGAGGAGCGGAACGATGGTGATGGTCGGGGTCCGCTTGCCGGCGCGGAGCAGGCTGATGTGGGAACGCGTGTAGCCGTCCTCGCCGTAAGCCGAGATCGTGCGGGCCACATGGGCGTTCGTGTACTCCTCGGCCCCGGGCGGGCGCACCCGGTCGAAGAGGAAGTTGAGGCGGTCGCTGAACGATGCCCCAGGACCCGGGACGGGTACCGGTCGAACCGGCTGAGGGTCAATCCCTCGATCCTCCACCGCACCCCCCCATCCCTCAAGCGTGACTATAGTTGACGAGCTTGCGCGTAACTATAGTTGACGCATCGACGGCTGAATCTCGACCATCACCGTGAGGCGGCAGACGCCACCCCGGCAGCCGTCGGGACGTACGCCGATGGCCCGTCGATCACTTCCTCATTTCGGGCGATCAACGCGGAGACCGGCGCCGGGCCTGCGTCATGTGGCGCGAAGTGCTCCGTAAGCTCGCGCGGCATGACCAGTCGCGCCCAGAGGCGTCCACGCAGCGCCCTCCTCACCACCGTCGCCGTTGCCGTGGGGGTGTCCCTCACTGGGCCCACGACGTACGCCGCGCCGGCTCCCCCGCCCACAGCCGAACCAACCCCCTCCCCCGAGACCCGTGCGGCCGGTGGCGTCCGCAGCGTCCCCCTGCCGGCCGGTGGTGATCCTGAGCTGCGCACGCTGCCCGCCCGCGCCACCGAGCCGTTCAGCCTGCTCGGTCTGACCTGGGACGACCCCGGGGCGGCGCTGGACGGCACGGTCGAGGTGCGCACCCGGGACAGCCGTACGGGTGCCTGGTCCGCGTGGCAGGCACTCGAAGCCGGTGTCCGGGCGCCGGACCCCGTTCCCGAGCGGGCGGGCACGGCACTGCGCGGGGGAACCGCGCCACTGTGGACCGGGCCCGCCGACGGCGTACAACTGCGGGCGCGGGGGGACGCCCTGCCGCGTGGACTACGCCTGGAGCTGGTCGATCCCGGCCAGGCGGGCGGTGGACGGGACGTCGCCGGGGCGCCGCCGTCGGCCCCCGGGTCGCCGCCGTCGGCGGACGCCCGTATCCGGGCCGCGGTCCCGAGGCCCGCCGTCGTCAGCCGCTCCGGCTGGGGCGCCGACGAGTCGCTCGTCAAGGAACCGCCGAAGTACAACCGCACCACCAAGGCGGTCTTCGTCCACCACACGGCGGGGACGAACAACTACACCTGCGCCCAGTCGCCCTCGATCATCCGTGCCATCTTCCGCTACCACGTGGTCAGTCAGGGCTGGAACGACATCGGCTACCAGTTCCTCGTGGACAAGTGCGGCAAGATCTTCGAAGGCCGGGCCGGCGGTATCGACCGCCCCGTCCAGGGCGCGCACACCCTCGGCCTCAACGTCGACACGAGCAGCGTCTCGGTGCTCGGCAACTACATGACCGCCACCAGCAGCGCGGCGGCGCGCAGGGCGGTCGCCTGGGTCGCCGCCTGGAAGCTGGGGCTCTACAAGCAGGACCCTTCGGGAAGCGTCACGCTCACCGTGTCCACCGACAACGGCAAGTACCGGGCGGGGCAGCGGGTCAGCCTGCGCCGCATCTCAGGTCACCGCGACGGCTCCGCGACCGACTGCCCCGGTGACAGGCTGTACGCCAATCTGCCCGAGATCCGGGCACTGGCCACGGCCATGGCGGCAGGCCTCACTCCGGGGAGCATCCCCTGGATCTCCGGCCTGTCCGGCCTCCAGGTGACGACCGGGGACTTCAACGGGGACGGCTACGAGGACGCCGCGCTGTCCTTCCGTACGCCGCTGGGTGACCTTCCCCTCTTCATCATGAACGGCACGGCGAACGGTTTTGACACCGCGTTCCCCACGACGCTGTTCGGCGCGGGCGGGCAGGCCCTGGCCGCGGGCGATCTGAACGGCGACGGCTACGCCGACCTGGCCGCGCTCACGGGTCGGGGCATCGCCACCTTCCACGGCTCGGCCAACGGACTGACCACCACCGGGGCACCGGTACTCGACGGCCGGTGGGCCGCTGCGGCCGGTGAGCCGGCCTCGGCCTCAGCGGCGGCGGCATTCGCCGCTCGGGACACCGACGGCGACGGCTACGACGAACTGCTCAGCGGCGGCGTGGTCGTGGCGAAGGGCGGAGCGGACGGGGCCGTCGCCGTCGTGGATGCCGCCGCGAAGGCTCCTGCGAACTGACAGCCGCTCGGGGTCGGACGGTTCTCAGGCCCGCGCCGCCCTCGCCCTGCGGGAGAGGGCGGCGCGCAGCACACGCTGCCCCTCCGTTGAGAGGTCGAGCGCGGCGCGCAGCCCGGCGCCGCCAGGGATCGCCGACAGCGCTTCCAGAATCTGCACCTGTCGGCGCTGCTCGCCCGCGGCGAGCGGCCCTTCGGCACCGCCCGACGGGTCGATCTCCTGGTGGAGTTCGAGCGCGAGCGCCGAGCAGGCCGTGGCCCACGCGCAGAGCTTCCCGGAAGACCATTCGGCGGGAGCCTCGCGGATCATCTTCCGCACCGGAGCCGCGGCCTCACCGATCGCCGATGTGTCGTCCAGCGCCGCCCTGGCGGAACGGAGCTGCCCGGCCCAGCCGTCCTCACCGTCCGCGATGCCCGCCCAGAGTGGGCGCAGCACATCGGTCTCCTCCACGAGGAGGGGCAGGCAGCGGTCGAGGCAGGCCACACCACTGGCGGCCAGGCTCCTCTCATCCGCTCCTGCGATCAGTTCCACCAGGCCCATCGACGCCTCCCGAACGATGCGGACGCTGCGTGCTCCCCGTAGTCTCCGCATCATTCTGCGTCGCGTGGCGCAAAATCGTCACCCCGTCGGCTGAAAAGTGTCGAACTCGTGGCGTCTCAGACCTGCTGCCCGGACTGGGGCAGCGCCACGCTCGGCACGGCTCCGCTGATCTTCCGGTGCTGCATGACCGTCAACCTGTGAACGACGGCGATCGCCAGCAGGGCGGCCACGATGTCGATCAGATTGCCGACCATCACCACAGCAGCGGCGGTACTGATCGCGTCGGGGGTGTCGGCACCGTCGTATGAGCTGCCCGCGATCCGGCCGGCCAACGCCGAGACCAGCCACAGCGCCCACCAGGAGTTGAGCAGGGCGTGCGACGAGCCCTTCCCGCCCTGCCCGTAGTCGGGCAGGGACGCGTCCCAGATGTCACCGGCAACCGAGCGCGGTAGCCAGAGGTTGCCGATCGGGATGATCCAGCCGCCGATCGCCCAGCCGGAACCGCGGCGCTGCAGATCGGGGCGCAGCGCCCCGGCGTTGACGCGCGTGCGGTGGAACCAGATGACGAAGAAGACACCCGTCGTGAGCAGAGCGATCACATAGGCCGTCAAGGAGCCGGCCATGAACAGTTCACCGCTGTACAGCTCGTCCTCGGTGTGCGCACCCACGTCCTCCATGAGCCCGCGGATGTGCGCGGCCGCCGCGGTCCGCGCCAGGTCGGTCAGCGCCACGACCGCGAGCATGGTGATGACGACGTACGAGAGCACGACGGGCGCACGGAGCACCGGCCCGGGTGCGGGTACGGGGGGCGGAGTCAGGGTCGAGACCGGGGCCGGGGCCGCCGCCGGGGTCGAGACGGGGGCCGGAGCCTCCGGAGCCGCCTGGGTCGCGGCCGGGGCCGGGGCGGAGGACCCGGCAGGAGCGGGCGTGGGCGTGGACCCGGGTGCCGAGTCCAGCGCCGCGGTGCAGTCCTCGCAGAGACCCTCGCTCGTCACGGCCGGATGCGTGGTGCAGTTGGAACATTGCACGGCTGAGAGTCCCCCTGTGGTGGTGCGGATGATCCGGCGCCCCTCTCCCCAAAGGTGCCAGGGCGGTCTGGTCGGACCGCCCGCGGACCCTATGCGTCACGGGCGTGCGTCGTCCAGCGCGACAGGGGCGCCCCGCCCCCACCCGCCCTATCGGCGCGCCGCCCCGCCTACCCCAGTCGGTCCGCCAGCCCGCCGAACGCCGCCCAGTCCAACGGCGGCTGACCGGGCGTCCAGAGCTTCTGGGAGACCGCCCGCAGCGGCATCCTGATCCCCGCCGCCACCTGCTCCTCGGTCTGGGAGTCGGCCAGGTCGCTCCAGACGGCCAGGCGCCCGCCCAGGATCTGGTTGGAATAGCGGGCCGGGACCGCCGCGCTGCCGCGCAGGACGAGCGGGGTCCACTGCTCGTAGATGCGGCGGCCGGTCGGGTAGGTGAAGTCGTTGGGCTCGCCGAGTACGTAGTAGAGGTACTCGTCGTTGAGGTTGACCACCTTGCGGCCCTCGGCCAGATACTCCTGCGGCGACCTGGCGCCGATCTCCTTGCCGGTCCAGTACTCGACCTCGATGTCCTCGGCGGGGCTGATCACGCCTCCGTCGAAGAACCCGTCGTTCCACGCCTTCGGCTGCTTGCCCGCGGCTCGCACGACGGCGGCACGGTCGTTCAGCCAGCCGGTGGCCAGGTCCTTCACACCGGCGTCCGGCCCGTACTCGCGCACCGCCGCCCGGGCGAGCTGCGGATACGAGGCGGCCGGGTCGCGCACGGTAAGCGCCTGGTACTCGTCGGCGCCGACGTGGAACGAGCCGGCCGGGAAGAGGCCCGCGTACTCGCGCAGCAGCTCGTCGACGAGCCTGGCGGCGCCGGGCTTGGATATGTCGATCGCGCCCTGCCTCGGCACGCCGTCGGTATTGAGCAGCCGCAGGTCCGGATGCGCCCGCAGCACCGCGCCCAGATGCCCGGGCGAATCGACCTCGGGGACGACTTCGATGTGCAGACTGCGGG
This DNA window, taken from Streptomyces sp. SCSIO 30461, encodes the following:
- a CDS encoding helix-turn-helix transcriptional regulator translates to MSSGPEVNGGVDEPGWDVDPEDEIAPVVEMAGRQLRIWREGAGLRVPELALRLGYSEDQIRKVERGARIPRPEYLDGMDREVGAEGKISAMKEGLAEARYPKRVRELAKLEAKAVEVQSYGSHNFHGLLQTKEYASALIGTRRPGHAPDEVQRLVEARMARHSIFERLPAPALSFVQEEVTLRRPIGGRMVLRRQLEHLLELGRLRNVEIQVMPTDRDDHAGMAGAMQVLKFRDGTAVGRAEGVFNSRPVSEPKQLRIIELRCGIIQAQALSPRESLAFIEQVLGET
- a CDS encoding ATP-binding protein; protein product: MNQRTRRPLATALQFSVRLSSTRRGARLARLLATEQLRSWGLVSDSTVHVIAELATNAALHGRVSGRDFRLRLEATPDTLRIEVTDTRGDRLPAPQPPSPDVESGRGLLLVEALADRWGVHPGPVPCKTVWAEIDLAPPL
- a CDS encoding EamA family transporter; protein product: MSGQRIAATSALTAVAPAVWGSTYLVTTEFLPPGTPLLASTLRALPAGLILLLVTRMPPRGIWWWRAAVLGVLNIGAFFYLLFLAAYHLPGGVAALVMSIQPMVVLLLGALLLKARIRSSHVGACVLAAGGVATLVLQPHAGLDATGVLAGLLAALSMASGIVLTKKWGRPDGVSLLAFTGWQLTVGGLVLLPITLVGEGLPDHITWRNVGGFTYLGIVGALIAYVLWFRGLSKLPALAASFLSFASPLCATVLGYLFLDQSLSPLQLLGAVAVVGAVVMAQPRKRRRTPAQEPAARGAGRIADGSPPPTPVTAPPAGPTTLPDTPLPRP
- a CDS encoding MarR family transcriptional regulator — protein: MRDAVDDFLDQWASQRTDLDLDTMGTVGRIQRLSRLVGARVRDYFAEHGLESWEFDVLATLRRSGEPLTAKALAAGVMIGSAALTNRVDRLVSRGLVTREPVPGDRRSLHISLTDEGRELVDRTVEGHVRNEQQILAGLEHEDRESLTRILRTLLISLGDTR
- a CDS encoding amidase, with the protein product MILRRTLLIACTAIAATASMAAMSVAAPRFRGEGGKGEGGGKGHGGDAEPSRTEDLHLAPAREQIAALKQRVITSRALLEQYLRHIEATDPGLNAVVTLDAEAARAAADAADRHLAKTGKPLGALHGLPLTVKDALETKGLRTTSGSPDLSGHVPERDADAVALLRAAGAVIVGKTNVPVMCQDLQTSNPVFGTTRHPYDVTRTPGGSSGGAAVAVATGMTSVELCSDLAGSLRLPAAYCGVYALRPSGGVVPTRGHIPRPPDWVTSSDMLTIGPLARNAEDLDLALDVLAAPAPADAAAWRIDLPEPRHGRLADHRFGLWQDDPYCHVDEDTRTLLDQVAALLRAAGASVDDSARPVDFAESDRLFQRLMFATASATAADDAFAADVAAAEKIPVGDPSGLFLHSRTMRHRDWLRANEDRERLRGRWADYFATHDILIAPAVPAASVADQASVPVPQRSITVDGENRPYFDQTAWLNLAGLAGLPSVVMPAGRTADGLPLAVQLIGPYLADRTVTAAATRLARRLTGATGPHGCDNRRDAHARALPGA
- a CDS encoding MAB_1171c family putative transporter, which gives rise to MKDVLHPLCLAIAGTGFLFLLRDLLVRDPGQDGNRSRRDPALIALAFTYGFSALSYAVSLTWVWVRIDGFFGVPNIVVPIAQGFVIVVLALQAAVLAYWSRPPDRARRRTRMLLVAAVAVITAMAVLFTLLTPATTRPTDFSLYYAHDPVFQTYVLLYFGTYSVAETYLAVSCWRYARNAVNRSIAFSLRLVTVGAAITLVYSGIRIAAIIGAETGFSVSHLNDLAWACGDIGATLTQIGYLIPTVALRAAGVRRWATAHLRYRRLGPLWSALDQADPGITLRRPSRQGRDVIRGRSAHFPLLRRRVEIRQGQKLMRRYLDPAVRTRAEQRRAAEGLSGPEFAAAVTADQIHAALVWHTAGEPAPEPAEFADSELLLDTIDDELLHLQRVAAYFASAATPDPFDPSAPSAPSVTSATSGSGARP
- a CDS encoding helix-turn-helix transcriptional regulator, coding for MRPPGAEEYTNAHVARTISAYGEDGYTRSHISLLRAGKRTPTITIVPLLARFFGVEAAYFVEDEVTRKIATQFEILRKLREGGVEQIALRSMGVSAAGQRKVLAALEAVRREEGLPDDPAKDLP
- a CDS encoding N-acetylmuramoyl-L-alanine amidase, producing the protein MTSRAQRRPRSALLTTVAVAVGVSLTGPTTYAAPAPPPTAEPTPSPETRAAGGVRSVPLPAGGDPELRTLPARATEPFSLLGLTWDDPGAALDGTVEVRTRDSRTGAWSAWQALEAGVRAPDPVPERAGTALRGGTAPLWTGPADGVQLRARGDALPRGLRLELVDPGQAGGGRDVAGAPPSAPGSPPSADARIRAAVPRPAVVSRSGWGADESLVKEPPKYNRTTKAVFVHHTAGTNNYTCAQSPSIIRAIFRYHVVSQGWNDIGYQFLVDKCGKIFEGRAGGIDRPVQGAHTLGLNVDTSSVSVLGNYMTATSSAAARRAVAWVAAWKLGLYKQDPSGSVTLTVSTDNGKYRAGQRVSLRRISGHRDGSATDCPGDRLYANLPEIRALATAMAAGLTPGSIPWISGLSGLQVTTGDFNGDGYEDAALSFRTPLGDLPLFIMNGTANGFDTAFPTTLFGAGGQALAAGDLNGDGYADLAALTGRGIATFHGSANGLTTTGAPVLDGRWAAAAGEPASASAAAAFAARDTDGDGYDELLSGGVVVAKGGADGAVAVVDAAAKAPAN
- a CDS encoding DUF4328 domain-containing protein, with amino-acid sequence MTSEGLCEDCTAALDSAPGSTPTPAPAGSSAPAPAATQAAPEAPAPVSTPAAAPAPVSTLTPPPVPAPGPVLRAPVVLSYVVITMLAVVALTDLARTAAAAHIRGLMEDVGAHTEDELYSGELFMAGSLTAYVIALLTTGVFFVIWFHRTRVNAGALRPDLQRRGSGWAIGGWIIPIGNLWLPRSVAGDIWDASLPDYGQGGKGSSHALLNSWWALWLVSALAGRIAGSSYDGADTPDAISTAAAVVMVGNLIDIVAALLAIAVVHRLTVMQHRKISGAVPSVALPQSGQQV